One Streptococcus gallolyticus subsp. gallolyticus DSM 16831 DNA window includes the following coding sequences:
- a CDS encoding SspB-related isopeptide-forming adhesin → MTKTCNHHFLVNQEKGEKHVFRKSKKYRTLCSVALGTMVTAVVAWGGTVAHADEVTSSVDTTIQRTENPATNLPEAQPTPVSEQTESLGSTGQSNGAIAVIVPHDTVTQAVEEAKAEGVSTVEDSPMDLGNTSSASETNQQISKAEADAQNQVEAINEVTESYKADKTTYESNKARIEQENKELTQAYQGANQTGKETNAWVDTKVNDLKSQYADADVTVKEQVVSSGNGTSVLDYTNYGKAVETIQSTNEQAVADYLTKKTKAADIVAKNQVIQKENEAGLAKAKADNEAIERRNQAGQAAVDAENQAGQAAVDKSNQEKQKLASDRAAEIESITKRNQEKEEAARKENEAIDAYNAKELERYQRDLAEISKGEEGYISEALAQALNLNNGEPQAQHGAITRNPDQIISTGDAMLGGYSRILDSTGFFVYDSFKTGETLSFNYQNLQNARFDGKKISRVSYDITNLVSPAGTDFVKLVVPNDPTEGFIAYRNDGNGDWRTDKMEFRVVAKYFLEDGSQVTFSKEKPGVFTHSSLNHNDIGLEYVKDSSGKFVPINGSTVQVTNEGLARSLGSNRASDLNLPEEWDTTSSRYAYKGAIVSTVTSGNTYTVTFGQGDMPQNVGLSYWFALNTLPVARTVTPYSPKPHVTVELEPVPEPITVTPDVYTPKTFTPEKPVTFTPKPLEEVVQPSLTLTKVTLPVKPIPKELPTPPQVPTIHYHAYRLTTTPEIMKEVVNSDQANLHEKTVAKDSTVIYPLTVEALSPNRAQTTSLIFEDYLPAGYLFDKETTQNENGNYVLSFDETKNFVTLTAKENLLQEVNKDLTKVYQLTAPKLYGTVQNDGAIYSNSYKLLLNKGTINAYTVSSNVVTVRTPGDGETTTLITPDKNNENADGVLINDTVVALGTTNHYRLTWDLDQYKGDRSAKVTIARGFFFVDDYPEEVLDVVENGTAVTTLDGQKVLGITVKTYASLNEAPKDLQDKLARAKITPTGAFQVFMPDDNQAFYDQYVKTGTSLALLTKMTVKDSHYGQTKTYTNKAYQVDFGNGYETKEVTNTLVSPEPKKQNLNKDKLDINGKPMLVGTQNYYTLSWDLDQYRGIKANNSQIAQGFYFVDDYPEEALLPDEAAIQFITSDGKTVSGITVKSYAQLSEAPKSLQAALSKQKIQPTGAFQVFMPEDPQAFYESYVTKGENITIVTPMTVLETMINSGKSYDNVAYQVDFGQAYETNTVTNFVPKVTPHKSNTNQEGISIDGKTVLPNTVNYYKIVLDYSQYKDMVVTDDVLAKGFYMVDDYTEEALTLNPDSIQVLDKDGNRVSGISVITYASLSEAPKVVQDAMAKRQFIPKGAIQVLSSNAPKTFYETYVKTGQTLVVTLPMTVKNELTKTGGQYENTAYQIDFGWAYVTETVVNNVPKLDPKKDVVIDLSHKNDSLDGKEVALNQIFNYRLVGAMIPSNRATDLFEYGFEDNYDEKHDEYNGVYRSYLMTDVSLKDGSVLKEGTEVTKYTLQQVDTENGLVSISFDKSFLETISDDSAFQVDVYLQMKRIATGQVENTYLHTVNGYIISSNTVVTHTPKPEEPSPNHPTPPQPSIETIEPPVPASVLPNTGEQESLLGLIGAGILLGTAYGLKKKEEK, encoded by the coding sequence ATGACCAAAACATGTAATCATCACTTTCTTGTCAATCAGGAAAAAGGCGAGAAACACGTCTTTCGCAAGAGTAAAAAATATCGAACGTTATGTTCGGTTGCCCTTGGAACAATGGTGACCGCTGTTGTTGCTTGGGGTGGGACGGTTGCACATGCTGATGAAGTCACATCCTCGGTTGACACAACCATTCAACGAACGGAAAATCCCGCCACGAATTTACCAGAAGCACAGCCAACCCCTGTTTCTGAACAAACTGAAAGTTTAGGATCAACTGGTCAATCCAATGGAGCGATTGCTGTCATCGTACCGCATGATACGGTAACACAAGCAGTTGAAGAAGCCAAGGCTGAAGGTGTTTCTACAGTTGAAGATAGTCCAATGGATTTGGGAAATACAAGCTCTGCGTCAGAGACCAACCAACAAATTTCAAAAGCTGAAGCAGATGCCCAAAACCAAGTTGAGGCTATCAATGAAGTTACTGAATCCTACAAAGCTGATAAAACGACATACGAATCGAATAAAGCTCGCATTGAACAAGAAAATAAGGAGCTGACACAGGCTTACCAAGGGGCCAACCAAACTGGTAAAGAGACAAATGCTTGGGTTGATACCAAAGTTAATGACCTAAAATCCCAGTATGCAGATGCTGATGTGACAGTAAAAGAACAAGTGGTTTCATCAGGAAATGGGACATCTGTCCTTGACTATACAAACTATGGCAAGGCTGTTGAAACCATTCAATCAACTAACGAACAAGCTGTAGCAGATTATCTAACAAAGAAAACCAAGGCAGCTGATATTGTTGCGAAAAATCAGGTCATTCAAAAAGAAAATGAAGCTGGACTTGCAAAGGCAAAAGCAGATAACGAAGCCATTGAAAGGCGTAATCAGGCAGGTCAAGCAGCTGTAGATGCTGAAAACCAAGCCGGTCAAGCTGCGGTAGATAAATCTAATCAAGAGAAACAAAAATTAGCTTCAGACCGAGCAGCTGAGATTGAATCTATAACCAAACGCAATCAAGAAAAAGAAGAAGCCGCAAGAAAAGAAAATGAAGCGATTGATGCCTATAATGCCAAAGAATTGGAACGCTATCAACGTGACTTGGCCGAGATTTCAAAAGGCGAAGAAGGCTATATTTCTGAAGCCCTTGCTCAAGCTCTAAATCTCAATAACGGTGAACCACAAGCACAACATGGGGCCATTACCCGAAATCCTGATCAGATTATTTCAACTGGGGATGCTATGCTTGGGGGCTACTCAAGAATTTTGGATTCAACAGGATTCTTTGTTTATGATAGCTTCAAAACAGGTGAGACCCTCAGTTTTAATTATCAAAATCTTCAAAATGCACGATTTGATGGCAAAAAGATTAGTCGTGTGAGTTACGATATTACCAATCTTGTGTCACCAGCTGGAACCGATTTCGTGAAATTGGTTGTACCAAATGATCCAACTGAAGGCTTTATCGCCTACCGAAATGACGGAAACGGTGATTGGCGAACAGACAAGATGGAGTTTCGTGTAGTTGCTAAGTATTTTTTGGAAGACGGTTCACAAGTAACCTTTTCAAAAGAAAAGCCAGGTGTCTTCACACACTCGTCCCTCAATCATAATGACATTGGTCTAGAATATGTTAAAGATTCATCTGGGAAATTTGTGCCGATTAATGGCTCAACCGTTCAAGTGACTAATGAAGGACTAGCACGTTCTTTGGGTTCCAACCGTGCAAGTGATTTGAACTTACCTGAGGAATGGGATACCACATCAAGTCGTTATGCGTATAAAGGAGCTATTGTCTCAACGGTCACATCAGGCAATACCTACACAGTCACCTTTGGACAAGGCGATATGCCACAGAATGTTGGATTGTCTTACTGGTTTGCCTTGAATACCCTACCAGTGGCACGTACAGTAACACCTTATAGTCCCAAACCTCATGTAACGGTGGAACTTGAACCCGTTCCAGAACCGATTACGGTAACACCTGATGTTTATACACCAAAAACCTTTACCCCAGAAAAGCCTGTAACCTTCACGCCAAAGCCTTTGGAAGAAGTGGTGCAGCCTAGTCTAACTTTGACCAAGGTAACCTTACCTGTTAAACCTATTCCAAAAGAACTTCCAACGCCACCACAAGTACCGACTATCCATTATCATGCGTATCGTTTGACGACAACTCCAGAGATTATGAAAGAAGTGGTCAATAGTGATCAAGCTAATCTTCATGAGAAAACTGTCGCAAAAGATTCAACGGTGATTTATCCCTTAACAGTTGAGGCCTTATCGCCCAATCGTGCTCAAACGACTAGCCTCATTTTTGAGGACTATTTACCTGCAGGTTACCTGTTTGATAAGGAAACAACACAAAATGAGAATGGAAACTATGTCCTTAGCTTTGATGAAACTAAGAATTTTGTGACCTTGACCGCAAAGGAAAACTTATTGCAGGAGGTGAATAAAGATTTAACCAAGGTTTATCAATTGACCGCTCCTAAACTTTATGGAACTGTTCAAAATGATGGGGCAATCTATTCCAATAGTTACAAACTCCTTTTGAACAAGGGCACAATCAATGCCTATACTGTCTCTTCAAATGTGGTGACGGTTCGTACACCAGGTGATGGGGAGACAACTACACTTATTACGCCGGATAAAAACAATGAAAATGCGGATGGTGTTCTCATTAACGATACGGTCGTGGCTCTTGGTACAACCAACCACTACCGATTGACTTGGGATTTGGACCAGTATAAGGGAGATCGTTCAGCTAAAGTGACAATTGCACGAGGCTTCTTCTTTGTGGATGATTACCCAGAGGAAGTGCTTGATGTGGTGGAAAATGGCACGGCTGTTACAACCCTTGATGGTCAGAAGGTATTAGGCATAACTGTTAAAACCTATGCTTCGTTAAATGAAGCCCCTAAAGACCTTCAAGATAAATTAGCTCGTGCTAAGATTACACCGACAGGTGCCTTTCAAGTCTTTATGCCCGATGACAACCAAGCCTTTTATGACCAGTATGTCAAAACAGGTACATCTTTAGCTTTACTGACCAAAATGACGGTTAAAGATAGTCACTATGGTCAGACAAAGACCTATACAAACAAGGCCTACCAAGTGGATTTCGGTAATGGCTATGAAACCAAGGAAGTGACCAACACCCTGGTTTCTCCAGAACCTAAGAAACAAAACCTCAATAAAGACAAATTGGATATCAATGGGAAGCCTATGCTAGTGGGAACTCAAAATTACTATACTCTCTCATGGGACTTGGACCAATACCGAGGGATTAAAGCTAACAACTCTCAGATTGCACAAGGATTTTACTTTGTGGATGATTATCCAGAAGAAGCTTTATTGCCGGATGAAGCAGCTATTCAGTTTATCACATCTGATGGCAAAACAGTTTCAGGAATCACGGTGAAGTCCTATGCTCAATTATCAGAAGCTCCTAAATCTTTACAAGCAGCCCTTTCTAAACAAAAAATTCAGCCTACAGGAGCTTTTCAAGTTTTCATGCCAGAAGACCCACAAGCCTTTTATGAATCTTATGTGACTAAGGGGGAGAATATTACCATTGTCACTCCGATGACGGTTTTGGAAACCATGATTAATTCAGGGAAGTCTTATGATAACGTGGCCTATCAGGTGGATTTTGGCCAAGCTTATGAAACCAATACGGTGACCAATTTCGTCCCTAAAGTAACTCCACATAAGTCTAATACCAATCAAGAAGGCATTTCAATTGATGGAAAGACTGTTCTTCCGAATACAGTCAATTATTACAAAATTGTCTTGGATTACAGTCAATACAAGGACATGGTCGTGACGGATGATGTTCTTGCCAAGGGATTTTACATGGTAGATGATTACACAGAAGAAGCCCTTACCCTAAATCCTGATAGCATTCAAGTTTTGGATAAGGATGGCAATCGTGTATCTGGTATCTCTGTCATCACCTACGCAAGTTTGTCAGAAGCTCCGAAAGTCGTCCAAGATGCCATGGCTAAGCGTCAGTTTATACCTAAAGGAGCCATTCAAGTCCTTAGTAGCAACGCTCCAAAAACCTTTTATGAGACCTATGTGAAGACTGGTCAAACCTTGGTTGTCACGCTTCCTATGACGGTTAAGAATGAGCTGACCAAAACAGGTGGTCAATATGAAAATACAGCCTATCAGATTGATTTTGGCTGGGCCTATGTCACGGAAACAGTGGTCAATAATGTTCCAAAATTAGACCCCAAAAAAGATGTGGTGATTGACTTGTCTCATAAAAATGACAGCCTTGATGGGAAAGAAGTGGCCTTGAATCAAATCTTTAACTATCGCTTAGTTGGAGCGATGATTCCAAGCAATCGTGCGACAGATTTATTTGAATATGGTTTTGAAGATAACTATGATGAAAAGCATGATGAGTACAATGGTGTTTATCGCAGCTATCTGATGACGGATGTTTCCCTCAAAGACGGTTCTGTCTTAAAAGAAGGAACGGAAGTCACGAAATATACCTTGCAACAGGTAGATACAGAAAATGGCCTCGTGTCAATTTCATTTGATAAATCCTTCTTAGAGACTATCTCTGATGATTCAGCCTTTCAGGTAGATGTTTACCTTCAGATGAAACGAATTGCGACTGGTCAGGTGGAGAATACCTATCTCCATACAGTGAATGGCTATATCATCAGCTCAAATACAGTTGTAACACATACACCTAAACCTGAAGAACCAAGTCCAAATCATCCCACACCACCTCAACCATCAATTGAGACTATTGAACCGCCTGTTCCAGCAAGCGTTTTGCCAAATACAGGCGAACAGGAATCCCTTTTGGGCTTGATTGGGGCTGGGATTTTACTCGGTACAGCTTATGGACTGAAGAAAAAGGAGGAGAAGTAG
- a CDS encoding Abi family protein — translation METIIERMKKESKTGLTSGDLVDHIFKNHKIDIQDDDSVTLLNMGYYHGYKRYRFVKKSNSDGILPVSSFKEIEAIYNFDMELKGLFYPIVMLVETALKNRTIDSIVAESSSGIEDILEHQLACYMDYPEDHEKYSNKLNQYNETRQNILDTIDYYSDKNEVIKHYLKSDYQIPLWAYFEVITLGQFSRFLGSLTKSSREKLNQDFTIIPNRSNSLELVVNALIELRNATMHNSAIFDANFSSGVSKALKKQIKQDLGLSTFTCVFIEDYFILLIWTLNILNFDTVVLNNYINQFNEIVEGFDVSLNNRDILFKIISTNRKTSIQQLSKFIDKKRN, via the coding sequence ATGGAAACAATTATTGAAAGAATGAAAAAAGAGTCGAAAACTGGTTTAACTTCTGGGGATCTAGTTGACCATATCTTTAAAAATCATAAAATAGATATTCAAGATGATGACTCTGTCACACTCTTAAATATGGGATATTATCATGGGTATAAACGATACAGATTTGTAAAAAAATCTAATTCAGATGGGATTCTGCCCGTTTCTTCATTTAAGGAAATTGAAGCAATCTACAATTTTGATATGGAGTTAAAAGGACTTTTTTATCCAATAGTGATGCTTGTAGAGACAGCATTAAAAAATCGGACTATCGATTCAATTGTAGCAGAATCTAGTAGTGGGATAGAGGATATATTAGAACATCAATTAGCTTGTTACATGGACTATCCTGAAGACCACGAAAAATATAGTAATAAACTCAATCAGTATAATGAAACAAGGCAAAATATACTGGATACAATTGACTATTACTCGGATAAAAATGAGGTCATTAAGCATTATTTAAAAAGTGATTATCAAATTCCTCTCTGGGCTTATTTTGAAGTTATTACTTTGGGACAGTTTAGTAGATTTTTAGGAAGTTTAACTAAGTCAAGTCGTGAAAAATTAAATCAAGATTTCACGATCATTCCTAATAGGTCAAATTCTCTCGAGTTAGTTGTCAATGCTCTTATTGAGTTAAGAAATGCTACCATGCACAACAGTGCGATTTTTGATGCTAATTTTTCAAGCGGTGTATCTAAAGCACTCAAAAAACAGATAAAACAAGATTTAGGATTATCGACATTCACTTGTGTTTTCATTGAAGATTATTTCATTCTACTAATTTGGACTTTGAACATTTTAAACTTTGATACAGTAGTCCTCAATAACTACATCAATCAATTCAATGAAATTGTTGAAGGATTTGATGTTTCGCTCAATAATCGTGACATTCTCTTTAAGATTATCAGTACAAATAGAAAAACATCAATTCAACAACTAAGTAAATTCATTGACAAAAAACGAAATTAG
- a CDS encoding phage tail tip lysozyme — protein sequence MKEDKKVVKQARQNFRSNLKSARMHYRKEVRALKQTVPKKGRFRKPAQNSLFQEKKTELKENLLSSQEDAEEKFLKEITYVSPSLLRGKEIKNYRLPQAQERLRTARKHLSEVKLSEKSKSVNPKFPFQKDKSSVKSRFQFHQEKSFDRLSAEKEVSSAKREVKQLKKVQKSKKNSTKVKVGLGLAASESLDLVAQDDDLDGLRTLKDTSLKARRYGRFTYQAGKVAVKSGQTGVSFTKTKVAHGKERFQNLKQGKGFTRQKPLKPQRRYQTFLKHARKHSLAGVKGFVQAIKGSLTFFSAIAGNPLTWIVSGLLLILLLMMSFFMSVSGSSVIQQDEMELTKAYTHMTWEDAEHTRTNDKGITYYTKIDEVMVYMNHQYQDYKLDDFMGTGGATYKAFLSQVWTDLNGGDSIRSMSDLFQKPPYKLSDEDQEELKELTEEGNYLALQELDNPFQGQTDEDYLSMSYRYGYEVIDEKPTLHHHIILEAKEDQVIVAPMDGKVSLDGETVILTSGKGVNKTKLTLFGIHSGRVSENQQVLAGDIIGQTKDGTGLKVTYQKVDDDTDKLVYVNPAFYFPKVIQVQTTILPTIGQFGGDEFERAKGIYDYLKSKGVTNQAIAAILGNWSVESSINPKRAEGDYLSPPIGATDSSWDDEGWLSLNGPTIYNGRYPNILKRGLGLGQWTDTADGSRRHTLLLEYAKGKHQKWYDLGLQLDFMLHGDSPYYTNWLKDFFKNSGSPASLAQLFLIYWEGNSGDKLLERQTRASEWYYQIEKGFSQPNGGTAQSDPKSLEAVRGDLFENSIPGGGDGMGYAYGQCTWGVAARINQLGLKLKGKNGEKIPIISTMGNGQDWVRTAASLGGETGTSPQAGAILSFAGGGHGTPAEYGHVAFVEKVYPEGSFLISETNYNGNPNYTFRKLSGVDSSLSFAYTTK from the coding sequence ATGAAAGAGGATAAAAAGGTAGTCAAACAAGCAAGGCAAAATTTTCGAAGCAACTTAAAATCAGCCCGTATGCATTATCGGAAAGAAGTTAGAGCCTTAAAACAGACTGTTCCTAAAAAAGGACGATTTCGAAAACCAGCCCAAAATTCGCTTTTTCAGGAAAAGAAAACTGAGTTAAAAGAAAATCTACTCAGTAGCCAAGAGGATGCAGAAGAGAAGTTCCTAAAGGAAATTACCTATGTGTCTCCTAGCCTGTTAAGGGGAAAGGAAATCAAGAACTATCGACTTCCTCAAGCTCAAGAACGTTTGCGGACGGCAAGAAAACATTTGTCAGAAGTGAAACTAAGTGAAAAGTCAAAATCGGTTAATCCTAAGTTTCCCTTCCAAAAAGATAAATCTTCCGTGAAGTCTCGCTTTCAATTTCACCAAGAAAAATCATTTGATCGACTCAGTGCAGAAAAAGAAGTAAGTTCTGCCAAACGTGAAGTCAAACAACTCAAGAAAGTCCAAAAGTCTAAGAAAAACTCTACCAAAGTCAAAGTTGGATTAGGCTTAGCTGCATCTGAATCGCTTGACTTGGTGGCACAGGATGATGATTTAGATGGTCTAAGAACCTTAAAGGATACCAGCTTGAAAGCCAGACGCTATGGCAGGTTTACCTATCAAGCAGGTAAAGTGGCGGTGAAGAGTGGACAGACTGGTGTGAGTTTTACAAAGACGAAAGTGGCTCATGGAAAGGAACGATTCCAGAACTTAAAACAGGGAAAAGGATTCACACGCCAGAAACCTCTTAAACCACAAAGACGCTACCAAACCTTTTTAAAGCATGCCAGAAAGCACAGTCTAGCAGGAGTTAAGGGGTTTGTTCAAGCCATTAAGGGAAGTCTGACCTTCTTTTCTGCAATTGCGGGAAATCCTTTGACTTGGATTGTCTCAGGCCTTCTCTTGATACTCCTTTTGATGATGAGCTTTTTCATGAGTGTCTCAGGAAGCAGCGTCATTCAACAAGATGAGATGGAATTGACCAAGGCCTATACCCACATGACGTGGGAAGATGCGGAGCATACAAGAACCAACGATAAAGGGATTACCTATTACACTAAGATTGATGAGGTCATGGTTTACATGAATCATCAATACCAAGACTATAAGCTTGACGATTTCATGGGAACAGGCGGTGCGACTTACAAAGCATTTCTCAGTCAGGTGTGGACGGACTTAAACGGTGGTGACTCTATTAGATCCATGTCTGACTTATTCCAGAAACCTCCTTACAAGCTGTCAGATGAGGACCAAGAAGAACTAAAGGAGTTGACCGAAGAAGGCAACTATTTAGCCCTTCAAGAATTGGATAATCCCTTTCAGGGACAGACGGATGAGGATTACTTAAGCATGTCCTACCGATATGGTTATGAGGTCATTGATGAGAAACCAACGCTTCATCACCATATTATCTTAGAAGCAAAAGAAGACCAAGTCATTGTGGCTCCGATGGATGGTAAGGTATCTCTTGATGGGGAGACCGTTATTCTGACATCTGGTAAGGGAGTGAATAAGACTAAACTAACCTTGTTTGGCATTCATTCAGGTCGTGTGAGTGAAAATCAACAAGTCTTGGCAGGAGACATTATTGGTCAAACCAAAGACGGAACGGGTCTAAAAGTCACCTATCAAAAGGTTGATGATGACACGGATAAGTTGGTCTATGTCAATCCAGCTTTCTACTTTCCAAAAGTAATCCAGGTTCAGACAACCATTCTTCCAACTATCGGTCAATTTGGTGGCGACGAGTTCGAGAGAGCCAAGGGGATTTATGACTATCTCAAAAGTAAAGGTGTGACCAATCAAGCTATCGCAGCCATTTTAGGAAATTGGTCGGTAGAATCCTCTATTAATCCCAAGCGTGCAGAAGGCGACTATCTATCTCCTCCTATTGGTGCAACAGACAGCTCGTGGGATGATGAGGGCTGGCTCTCACTTAATGGTCCAACAATATACAATGGACGTTACCCAAATATTCTTAAACGTGGTTTAGGATTAGGCCAATGGACAGATACGGCAGATGGGTCACGCAGACATACCTTATTGCTAGAATATGCCAAAGGAAAACATCAAAAGTGGTATGACTTAGGGTTACAACTGGATTTCATGTTGCATGGGGATAGTCCTTATTATACCAACTGGTTAAAGGACTTCTTCAAAAATTCAGGTAGTCCAGCCAGTCTTGCCCAACTCTTTCTCATTTACTGGGAAGGTAATAGTGGTGATAAGCTACTTGAACGTCAGACACGAGCCAGTGAGTGGTATTACCAAATTGAAAAAGGCTTTAGTCAACCCAACGGAGGGACAGCACAAAGCGATCCAAAATCTTTAGAAGCTGTACGAGGAGACCTCTTTGAAAACTCTATTCCAGGAGGTGGTGACGGTATGGGCTATGCTTACGGTCAATGTACTTGGGGCGTTGCAGCCCGTATCAACCAACTGGGTCTTAAACTCAAAGGTAAAAATGGTGAGAAGATTCCAATTATCAGTACCATGGGTAATGGCCAAGATTGGGTGCGTACAGCCGCAAGTCTCGGTGGGGAAACTGGAACAAGTCCGCAAGCAGGAGCCATACTCTCATTTGCGGGTGGAGGACATGGCACACCAGCAGAATACGGACATGTGGCTTTTGTGGAGAAAGTCTACCCAGAAGGCTCATTCCTTATCTCCGAAACCAACTACAATGGCAATCCCAACTACACCTTCCGTAAATTATCTGGAGTGGATAGTAGTTTGAGTTTTGCTTATACGACGAAATAA